Proteins encoded within one genomic window of Nitrospira sp.:
- a CDS encoding cobyric acid synthase, giving the protein MVQGTTSSAGKSLLVTALCRFFRREGLRVAPFKSQNMALNSAVTADGLEIGRAQAVQAEASGIVATVDMNPILLKPEGDRRSQVVVLGKLIGSMTATEYHEYKPRLSDVIADSLTRLRTDYDLVVIEGAGSPAEINLKSRDIVNMHVAKLADAPVLLVGDIDRGGVFAAFVGTMELLDPDERARIAAFVVNKFRGDQALLAPGLDFLTARTGKPVLGVLPFIQDLRIADEDSVSLEDRMARPKPSRKELDIVVVRLPRISNYDDVEALEHEPGVVVRFVEQPDTIQEADLVILPGSKNTASDLSWLRTSGIANAIEARAREGKPIVGICGGCQMLGESISDPHRVESMEAHVRGLGLLALRTHFEREKVTAQVRAHVAQPSFLTNGTVVEEEIQGYEIHMGMVELRNERTSMFDIRLRNGRVERRGDGALSDDGMVVGTMLHGLFENEVIRDRTLSFLRTRKGLPTGTTIPRIPTKQAEYDRLEAAVREHLDCEMLRRLTGLSPVSPM; this is encoded by the coding sequence ATGGTTCAGGGGACCACCTCTTCGGCTGGGAAAAGTCTCCTGGTCACAGCCCTCTGTCGATTCTTCCGCCGTGAGGGGCTCAGGGTCGCTCCATTCAAGTCGCAGAACATGGCGCTCAACTCAGCGGTCACAGCCGACGGTCTGGAGATCGGTCGGGCGCAAGCCGTACAGGCCGAGGCCTCAGGGATCGTGGCCACTGTCGATATGAATCCGATCCTTCTGAAGCCAGAAGGTGATCGGCGAAGCCAGGTGGTGGTGCTCGGCAAATTGATCGGCAGCATGACAGCCACCGAGTATCACGAGTACAAGCCCCGTCTGTCAGACGTGATCGCAGATTCACTCACGCGACTCCGCACCGACTATGACCTGGTCGTGATCGAAGGGGCAGGGAGTCCCGCCGAGATCAATTTGAAGTCTCGCGACATCGTGAATATGCACGTGGCCAAGTTGGCGGATGCGCCAGTGCTGCTCGTGGGGGATATCGATCGCGGCGGGGTATTTGCGGCATTTGTCGGAACAATGGAACTGCTCGATCCAGATGAACGAGCCAGAATTGCGGCGTTTGTCGTCAATAAGTTCCGCGGAGATCAGGCGCTGCTTGCGCCGGGGCTCGATTTTCTCACCGCACGCACTGGCAAACCCGTGTTGGGCGTCCTGCCGTTTATTCAAGACCTTCGTATTGCTGATGAAGATTCCGTCTCACTTGAAGACCGCATGGCTCGTCCCAAACCATCGCGGAAGGAACTCGATATCGTGGTGGTGCGGTTGCCACGCATTTCCAACTACGACGATGTTGAAGCTCTGGAACACGAGCCAGGCGTCGTTGTTCGATTCGTCGAGCAGCCCGACACGATACAAGAGGCAGATCTGGTGATCCTGCCAGGGTCAAAGAATACTGCGTCTGATCTTTCGTGGCTTCGCACATCTGGTATCGCGAACGCGATCGAGGCCCGCGCTCGTGAAGGGAAACCGATCGTTGGGATTTGCGGCGGGTGTCAAATGCTTGGGGAGAGCATCAGTGATCCTCATAGGGTCGAATCGATGGAAGCCCACGTACGTGGGTTGGGGCTGCTGGCCCTGCGGACGCACTTCGAACGCGAAAAGGTGACGGCACAAGTTCGTGCTCACGTGGCACAGCCCTCGTTTCTCACCAATGGAACGGTGGTCGAAGAAGAGATTCAGGGATATGAAATCCATATGGGCATGGTGGAGCTGAGGAACGAACGGACGAGCATGTTTGACATACGGTTGCGAAATGGCCGTGTGGAGCGGCGCGGGGATGGAGCCCTCAGCGACGACGGGATGGTGGTGGGCACCATGTTGCACGGCCTGTTTGAGAATGAGGTGATCAGGGACCGGACTCTTTCGTTTCTGCGTACCCGTAAAGGTCTCCCCACAGGTACCACGATTCCGCGCATCCCCACGAAGCAGGCTGAGTATGACCGGCTAGAAGCCGCGGTGCGTGAGCATCTCGATTGCGAAATGCTCAGGCGTCTCACGGGCCTCTCTCCAGTTTCTCCCATGTGA
- a CDS encoding cobyrinate a,c-diamide synthase, whose translation MLKIPRLVIAGTSSNVGKTTVMVGLARALRARGLRVAVFKCGPDYLDPTYHVRAADAPCHNLDGWMMGRDAVLSTFTRATHGADIALLEGVMGLFDGASPTSDEGSTAEIAKWLQAPVLLVCDTGGMARSVAALARGFSTFDGDLQVAGLICNRVGSRGHLDLLRKATEGSPPVMGGLPKESSLAFADRHLGLHSADRATVSEDVFVAWGDRVTEWCDIDSIIALAHAAPALPEIQTMERIVTEGARCRIGLAFDEAFHFYYDDNLRRLESLGAELVRFSPIHDAHVPNVDGLYFGGGYPEIHAERLSRNQSMRTDVASFAEMQGPIYGECGGLMYLSSGIRTLDRTLYPMVGLIPGEAEMKDRLQALGYVEVETKENTLLGPAGLRFRGHQFRYSDFHLSPDVERTYNVCRRRGGEPFGEGYRRGNTLGSYIHAHWASNPLLVQGFVHACATHARRVR comes from the coding sequence ATGCTGAAGATCCCACGACTTGTTATTGCGGGAACGTCTAGTAATGTTGGCAAGACGACAGTCATGGTTGGTCTTGCTCGGGCATTGCGTGCAAGGGGACTGCGCGTGGCTGTCTTCAAATGTGGTCCGGACTACCTCGACCCGACCTATCACGTTCGTGCAGCCGATGCGCCATGTCACAATCTTGATGGATGGATGATGGGGCGTGATGCGGTTCTCTCGACGTTCACACGCGCAACGCACGGGGCTGATATCGCACTCCTCGAAGGGGTGATGGGTCTCTTTGATGGCGCATCACCGACGAGCGACGAAGGGTCAACCGCTGAGATCGCGAAGTGGCTCCAGGCACCGGTGCTGCTTGTCTGCGACACAGGAGGTATGGCCCGCAGTGTTGCGGCATTGGCCCGAGGGTTTTCAACTTTTGATGGAGATCTTCAGGTTGCGGGACTGATCTGCAATCGAGTTGGCAGCCGTGGACATCTGGATTTACTCCGCAAAGCGACGGAGGGTTCGCCTCCCGTTATGGGTGGGCTTCCCAAGGAATCCTCCTTGGCTTTTGCAGATCGGCATCTGGGGCTGCATAGCGCCGATCGAGCAACGGTGTCGGAAGATGTCTTCGTCGCCTGGGGCGATCGGGTGACCGAGTGGTGCGATATCGATTCCATCATAGCACTGGCTCATGCCGCGCCGGCTCTCCCAGAAATTCAAACGATGGAACGAATTGTTACGGAAGGAGCACGGTGCCGAATTGGCCTCGCCTTTGACGAAGCCTTTCACTTCTATTACGACGATAACCTCCGCCGTCTTGAGAGTCTTGGCGCGGAGCTTGTTCGATTCTCTCCTATTCATGACGCGCATGTGCCCAATGTGGATGGTCTCTATTTCGGGGGCGGGTACCCGGAAATCCATGCCGAACGTCTGTCTCGGAACCAGAGCATGCGCACAGACGTGGCATCGTTTGCGGAGATGCAAGGACCTATCTATGGCGAATGTGGCGGTCTCATGTATTTATCCAGCGGCATTCGAACGCTCGATCGCACGCTGTATCCGATGGTGGGGCTCATTCCTGGTGAAGCAGAGATGAAAGATCGCCTGCAGGCGCTGGGATATGTCGAGGTCGAGACGAAGGAGAACACGCTGCTTGGTCCAGCAGGTCTGCGATTTCGCGGCCATCAATTTCGCTATTCAGACTTTCACCTTTCGCCGGACGTCGAGCGCACCTACAACGTGTGTCGTCGACGTGGCGGGGAGCCCTTTGGGGAGGGCTATCGCCGTGGCAATACGCTGGGTTCCTATATCCATGCCCATTGGGCTTCAAATCCTCTCCTGGTTCAGGGGTTCGTGCACGCGTGTGCCACGCATGCGAGGAGAGTTCGGTGA
- the cobA gene encoding uroporphyrinogen-III C-methyltransferase — protein MSTEPTIRKGMVYLVGAGPGDPGLLTVRALELLRAADVVAYDKLVSPAILSLVRPETELLPVGRRHGTGVTSYRLHPEVLARAKAGRTVVRLKAGDPFIFGRGGEEAEELAEAGIPCTIVPGVSAALGAAAYAGIPLTHRLHASDVTFMSGHDVEGNRDSFTDWSKAASGRGTLVLFMAARKLSASLQRLIQAGRSADTPAAYIASATTPHQQVIVGTLSSLADKTQHVDLTIPALVVVGEVVALRERIAWFERSPLAGRRLLVARARPGRSPLAADLRMLGAEVLEMPEVEVTPFEGRAPIEATLARLQEFNGIVFGCATGVDTVVSHAPTFNVPVIAVGMAATQALSRHGIPVTRAVRGACQEALVEHGMFFQKGQFLLVTAEGGRPNLQHELMKIGAAVETMAVYRYVHRMPTASLPPIDLVVLPSSSAARTVLSGDFGQALRGVAMAAIGPQTEAAARQCGAQSVVRAEEDSVASLVSLVVSMVRRL, from the coding sequence GTGTCGACTGAGCCAACAATCCGAAAAGGCATGGTCTATCTGGTCGGGGCAGGACCAGGCGATCCTGGGCTGCTCACAGTCCGAGCTCTCGAATTGCTGCGCGCTGCTGACGTGGTGGCCTACGACAAACTGGTCTCTCCGGCCATCCTTTCACTGGTTAGACCAGAAACAGAGTTACTACCGGTTGGACGACGCCATGGTACGGGAGTGACCTCCTATCGACTCCATCCTGAGGTACTGGCTCGCGCCAAAGCAGGGCGTACGGTGGTGCGCTTGAAGGCAGGCGATCCATTCATTTTTGGAAGAGGTGGGGAAGAGGCAGAGGAACTGGCAGAAGCCGGCATCCCCTGTACGATCGTCCCTGGTGTGTCAGCCGCGCTCGGTGCAGCGGCCTATGCCGGTATCCCGTTGACGCATCGACTCCATGCCTCCGATGTGACCTTCATGAGTGGCCATGATGTCGAAGGCAATCGGGACAGTTTCACCGACTGGTCCAAGGCTGCCTCTGGCAGAGGTACGTTGGTCTTGTTTATGGCAGCGAGAAAGCTATCCGCAAGTCTTCAGCGTCTGATTCAAGCAGGCCGCTCCGCCGACACACCTGCAGCCTATATCGCGTCGGCCACCACGCCACATCAACAGGTCATTGTTGGTACGTTGTCGTCTCTCGCGGACAAGACACAACATGTCGACCTGACGATTCCCGCGCTCGTCGTCGTGGGTGAGGTGGTCGCGCTGCGCGAGCGGATCGCTTGGTTTGAACGAAGTCCGTTGGCTGGTCGGCGGCTGCTGGTTGCGCGTGCGCGTCCAGGCCGGTCTCCACTGGCCGCAGACCTTCGTATGCTCGGAGCCGAGGTATTGGAAATGCCCGAGGTCGAGGTGACACCCTTCGAGGGACGCGCTCCCATCGAAGCGACCCTTGCGCGTCTTCAGGAATTCAACGGCATTGTCTTTGGATGTGCCACCGGTGTCGACACGGTGGTCTCGCACGCACCCACATTCAACGTGCCGGTGATCGCAGTGGGAATGGCGGCTACGCAGGCCCTGTCCCGACATGGCATTCCTGTCACGCGTGCTGTGCGTGGTGCCTGTCAAGAGGCGCTCGTCGAGCATGGGATGTTTTTTCAGAAGGGACAATTCCTTTTGGTGACGGCAGAAGGCGGTCGGCCGAACTTGCAGCACGAACTCATGAAGATCGGTGCAGCAGTCGAAACGATGGCTGTCTACCGTTATGTTCACCGGATGCCCACTGCATCGTTGCCGCCGATCGATCTCGTGGTGCTGCCCAGCTCCTCTGCGGCTCGCACTGTCCTGTCAGGTGATTTCGGTCAGGCTTTGCGAGGGGTGGCGATGGCGGCGATAGGGCCACAGACCGAAGCCGCGGCGCGTCAATGTGGGGCTCAGTCTGTGGTGCGGGCTGAGGAAGACAGCGTGGCATCATTAGTATCTCTTGTTGTGTCGATGGTGAGGAGATTGTGA
- the cobM gene encoding precorrin-4 C(11)-methyltransferase, translating to MRVYIIGAGPGDPKLLTLRGAELIASCPVVLYTGSLVPKEIIAHARPDATVMDSSGMTLEQIVEVIVAARDADQDVARVHTGDPMIFGSTAEQMRRLMELGIGYEIVPGVSSFTAAAAALGRELTLPELSQTVILTRAEGRTSMPAGEKLEDLAKHHATLALFLSITLLKDVVRDLTPSYGADCPVAIVHKASWPDQVIVTGTLADIADKAKAAKLNSTSMVLVGRVLTATEFTNSRLYDPEFTHRFRKGEPAAKKPGNPRVD from the coding sequence ATGCGTGTCTATATTATCGGGGCAGGTCCGGGTGATCCAAAACTCCTCACGCTGCGCGGAGCGGAGTTGATCGCCTCCTGTCCCGTGGTGCTCTACACAGGCTCGCTAGTCCCCAAAGAAATCATTGCCCATGCCAGGCCCGACGCCACGGTGATGGACTCATCAGGGATGACGCTCGAACAGATTGTCGAGGTGATCGTGGCAGCCCGCGATGCGGACCAGGATGTGGCGCGAGTCCATACCGGCGATCCGATGATCTTTGGGTCCACCGCGGAACAGATGCGCCGGCTGATGGAGCTGGGGATTGGCTATGAGATTGTTCCCGGTGTCTCGTCCTTCACTGCGGCAGCGGCAGCGTTGGGCCGTGAACTGACCCTCCCAGAATTATCTCAGACAGTGATCCTGACCAGGGCAGAGGGACGGACTTCAATGCCAGCTGGGGAAAAACTGGAAGACCTCGCAAAGCATCACGCGACCTTGGCCTTGTTCCTGAGCATCACCCTGCTCAAGGATGTTGTCCGTGATCTGACTCCGTCCTATGGAGCCGATTGTCCTGTGGCCATCGTCCATAAAGCCTCCTGGCCCGATCAGGTGATCGTGACCGGGACTCTGGCGGATATCGCCGACAAGGCCAAGGCGGCCAAGCTCAACTCGACTTCGATGGTGTTGGTGGGGCGTGTGCTGACGGCAACCGAGTTCACGAATTCGCGGTTGTACGATCCGGAGTTTACCCACCGGTTCAGGAAGGGTGAACCTGCCGCGAAGAAACCAGGAAATCCGCGTGTCGACTGA
- a CDS encoding precorrin-3B C(17)-methyltransferase, translating into MALVGRLAGAILAETGGQFFLVGNPKEPCDFVAVGFECPGVINAMERPFIRLSPLRLVQIPHPYLTMTVEGEGLARLLVDRFVIQRNGSVSDRLWRLVTDPKQEDRAVSGGTIDAQWLGEIPAEIWHIVRETVLKCT; encoded by the coding sequence ATGGCGCTGGTTGGGCGGTTAGCCGGAGCCATCTTAGCTGAGACTGGAGGACAGTTCTTTCTGGTGGGCAATCCCAAGGAGCCGTGTGATTTCGTTGCGGTGGGGTTCGAGTGTCCTGGCGTGATTAACGCTATGGAGCGGCCCTTTATTAGACTCTCGCCTCTTCGCCTGGTTCAGATACCACACCCGTACCTGACGATGACTGTCGAGGGAGAAGGCCTGGCTCGATTACTGGTCGATCGCTTCGTGATTCAGCGGAATGGCTCAGTGAGCGATCGTCTCTGGCGGCTAGTGACCGACCCCAAACAGGAGGATCGCGCTGTATCGGGTGGCACAATCGATGCGCAGTGGCTGGGAGAGATCCCGGCAGAGATTTGGCACATTGTGCGAGAGACCGTGTTGAAGTGTACGTAA
- the cobJ gene encoding precorrin-3B C(17)-methyltransferase: MNDSKGILYVVGIGPGAQDHATPAALKAIAESQLVVGYTTYIKLVRHLLEGKEIVKTGMTEEIGRARAAIERARDGATVSLISSGDAGVYGMAGLVFQVLKEMGWKKGDSPELRLVPGMTALNSCASLVGAPLVHDSCSISLSDLLTPWSVIEKRIEAAASADFVIGLYNPASGRRTRQIVDAQAIIRRHREGNTPVALVKSAYRDMEQVVLTNLDTFLDYEIGMLTTVIIGSSNTFMFEGYMVTPRGYTNKYRFDGAVLPGQRPGFSLVVPPVSEMD, from the coding sequence ATGAACGATTCAAAAGGAATTCTCTACGTGGTAGGCATCGGGCCAGGTGCGCAAGACCATGCGACTCCTGCCGCCTTGAAAGCCATCGCCGAGTCACAGCTCGTGGTCGGCTATACCACCTATATCAAGCTCGTCCGTCATCTTCTTGAAGGAAAAGAGATCGTCAAGACCGGAATGACAGAGGAAATCGGTCGTGCACGGGCCGCCATTGAACGGGCAAGAGACGGTGCAACGGTGTCGTTAATCTCCTCCGGGGACGCGGGGGTCTATGGGATGGCGGGTTTGGTCTTTCAGGTTCTAAAAGAAATGGGCTGGAAAAAGGGTGACTCGCCGGAGTTGCGGCTCGTTCCAGGGATGACTGCGCTCAACTCTTGCGCGTCCCTGGTCGGTGCGCCGTTGGTCCACGATTCCTGTTCGATCTCGCTGTCGGATCTGCTGACCCCCTGGTCTGTCATTGAGAAGCGGATCGAGGCGGCGGCCAGTGCGGATTTTGTGATTGGTCTCTATAACCCGGCCAGCGGTCGGCGCACGAGACAGATTGTGGATGCTCAGGCGATTATTCGGCGTCACCGCGAGGGAAACACGCCGGTAGCCCTCGTGAAGAGCGCGTATCGCGATATGGAACAGGTCGTTCTGACCAATCTGGATACCTTTCTAGATTACGAGATCGGGATGTTGACTACTGTCATCATCGGGTCGAGCAATACCTTCATGTTCGAAGGCTACATGGTCACGCCGCGCGGCTATACCAATAAGTACCGTTTCGACGGGGCAGTCCTCCCCGGTCAAAGGCCGGGGTTCTCACTGGTTGTGCCTCCTGTCTCGGAGATGGACTGA
- a CDS encoding cobalamin biosynthesis protein, producing the protein MIVEHKPFAVYAITKHGIAIASRLVPQLSDADLFVSEKLIASAPAGARRLPLPMGPTLLETFTTYECHIFIISIGAVIRMIAPLLKSKKVDPAVVCIDDAARFSICVLSGHVGRGNSFTDRIAVALGAQSIVTTASDAIGTLTVDILGRDLGWTLDDMDRNVTRGCAAVVNATKVLFVQETGEPDWWPAGKPLPEGVQYATSLEGVDPQGFEILLIATDREISESHPAHWKNAVIYHPKSLVLGIGCDRGTAPDLVDRGVLAILAKQGLSPKSVKELATIDMKKDEVALLVLSEKYGWPLRTYSPEQLDVVPGIQNPSDKVKQHVGSRGVSEPAALLAAGADELLVPKQIYTEPGAGRSMTLAVARRAFTKRQVEVVSL; encoded by the coding sequence ATGATCGTTGAGCATAAACCATTTGCCGTTTATGCCATCACGAAGCATGGGATCGCAATTGCCTCCCGTTTAGTGCCGCAGTTGTCCGACGCGGACCTCTTCGTGTCGGAGAAGCTGATCGCCTCGGCACCGGCCGGTGCGCGACGCTTGCCGCTTCCGATGGGCCCAACCTTACTCGAGACGTTTACGACCTACGAGTGTCATATTTTTATCATTAGTATTGGAGCGGTCATTCGCATGATTGCGCCTCTTTTGAAGAGTAAGAAGGTTGATCCAGCGGTGGTCTGTATCGATGATGCGGCCCGGTTCTCAATCTGTGTGCTCTCCGGTCACGTGGGCCGCGGGAATAGCTTCACTGATCGGATTGCGGTCGCGTTAGGCGCGCAGTCGATTGTGACGACTGCGTCTGATGCGATCGGGACCCTGACCGTGGATATCCTAGGACGCGATCTGGGCTGGACGCTCGATGACATGGATCGCAATGTGACGAGAGGTTGTGCTGCGGTGGTGAATGCGACCAAGGTGCTGTTTGTGCAAGAGACGGGAGAGCCGGATTGGTGGCCTGCTGGGAAGCCCTTGCCGGAAGGGGTTCAGTACGCGACATCGTTGGAGGGCGTGGACCCGCAGGGGTTCGAGATCCTCTTAATTGCCACGGATCGAGAAATCAGTGAGTCTCATCCGGCCCATTGGAAGAACGCTGTCATCTATCATCCGAAGAGTCTCGTGCTCGGGATCGGTTGTGACAGGGGCACGGCTCCCGATTTGGTAGATCGGGGAGTCCTGGCTATTTTGGCGAAGCAGGGCCTTTCCCCCAAGTCGGTCAAGGAACTGGCGACCATCGATATGAAGAAGGACGAGGTTGCCTTGCTGGTCTTGAGCGAGAAATATGGCTGGCCTTTGCGCACCTATTCGCCGGAGCAACTGGACGTGGTGCCGGGCATTCAAAATCCATCCGACAAGGTGAAACAGCATGTCGGTTCGCGCGGAGTGTCGGAGCCGGCTGCATTGCTTGCGGCAGGGGCGGATGAGCTCCTCGTGCCCAAACAGATTTATACGGAACCAGGAGCGGGACGATCAATGACTCTGGCTGTGGCGCGGCGGGCCTTCACAAAACGGCAGGTGGAGGTGGTGAGCCTATGA
- the cobI gene encoding precorrin-2 C(20)-methyltransferase yields MNYGTLYGVGVGPGAPDLITLRALNVLKQAQVLALPRSSDYGESMAWKILKPTLGEVPRQERIFLTFPMNKDPERLRPAWDVAFTAIGERLERGLSVAFATEGDPSLFSTFIYLRREAPLRWPGIRIEVVPGVSSIMAVPSVTGIPLADGQERIAILPASYGVEDLSQVLEMFDTVVLMKMGTEIPKVVQALEQQGLVDRAVYVSKATMAEERIVRDIRTIQTERGDCFAMIIVSRKERNGLLAGLVPATSRLAMRETGA; encoded by the coding sequence ATGAATTATGGAACGTTATATGGAGTCGGCGTCGGTCCAGGCGCACCGGACCTGATTACGCTGCGCGCGCTGAACGTGTTGAAACAGGCGCAGGTCCTCGCGCTCCCTCGCAGCTCCGATTACGGAGAGTCGATGGCCTGGAAGATTCTCAAGCCGACGTTGGGTGAAGTTCCAAGACAAGAACGCATCTTTTTGACGTTTCCGATGAACAAGGATCCTGAGCGCCTTCGACCGGCGTGGGATGTCGCCTTTACCGCCATCGGGGAACGCCTGGAGAGGGGTTTGTCGGTGGCGTTTGCAACAGAAGGGGATCCCTCGCTCTTTAGTACGTTCATCTATCTACGTCGAGAAGCCCCACTGCGCTGGCCTGGGATCCGTATCGAAGTCGTCCCAGGCGTCTCCTCGATCATGGCTGTGCCTTCTGTGACCGGCATTCCCCTGGCGGACGGACAGGAGCGAATCGCCATTTTGCCTGCTAGTTATGGAGTAGAAGATCTGAGCCAGGTTCTGGAGATGTTCGACACAGTCGTCTTGATGAAGATGGGCACCGAGATTCCCAAGGTGGTCCAGGCACTGGAGCAGCAGGGGCTCGTCGACCGAGCGGTCTACGTGTCGAAAGCCACCATGGCTGAGGAACGGATTGTGCGGGATATTCGCACGATCCAGACCGAGCGGGGCGATTGTTTCGCAATGATTATCGTGTCGCGTAAGGAACGGAATGGTCTGTTGGCAGGCCTCGTGCCTGCGACCTCAAGATTGGCCATGAGAGAGACAGGGGCATGA
- the cbiE gene encoding precorrin-6y C5,15-methyltransferase (decarboxylating) subunit CbiE → MSLRRAITLVGIGDDGCASLTSRAVNAVMKAGVLVGGDRHLEFFPQFQGERIVFKGGVSSVLDRVAELAEERNVCVVASGDPLFFGIGSLVIARLGAEHVEVLPQPSSMQWAFARAGLKWDDAAFVSLHGRSSEGFLTKLKRQTKVAIFTDDKNSPSVLAQRMVEHGETAWEAWVCESLGGPDERVRRFDVKDLALCQDIGPLNVLVLVRSDSSWRMPCTIPFLHEDQFAKRMPKKGLITKREVRLLSLAAMGIRPDSVVWDIGAGSGSVAIEAALLAPKGVVYAIEVDPEGVQICRENLLTHAVDNVRVIAGRAPEALTGLEAPDAVFIGGSKGSMEEIIDVVMECLQPGGRLVVNAITLENVAETYQTFRKRGLVPDVTLLQVSRAEPLAHYLRYESLNPIQIFAVEKPSQAGVAS, encoded by the coding sequence ATGAGTCTTCGGCGCGCCATTACCTTGGTCGGGATTGGGGATGACGGCTGTGCGAGTCTGACGAGCCGTGCAGTGAACGCGGTGATGAAGGCGGGGGTACTCGTAGGTGGCGATCGCCATCTTGAGTTCTTTCCGCAATTTCAGGGCGAGAGGATCGTCTTCAAGGGTGGTGTGTCGTCGGTGCTCGATCGGGTGGCGGAACTGGCAGAGGAGCGGAATGTCTGTGTGGTGGCGTCCGGCGATCCCTTATTTTTTGGCATCGGCAGTCTGGTGATCGCACGGCTGGGCGCCGAGCATGTCGAGGTGCTGCCTCAGCCCAGTTCGATGCAATGGGCCTTTGCTCGAGCCGGCTTGAAGTGGGATGACGCCGCGTTTGTCTCCTTGCATGGCCGCTCATCCGAGGGATTTCTCACCAAGCTCAAGAGGCAAACCAAGGTGGCGATCTTCACCGATGACAAGAACTCCCCATCGGTCTTAGCCCAGCGCATGGTCGAGCATGGAGAGACGGCCTGGGAGGCGTGGGTCTGTGAAAGTCTTGGTGGGCCAGATGAACGGGTGCGGCGATTCGACGTGAAAGATCTGGCCCTCTGCCAGGACATCGGACCACTCAACGTGCTCGTACTTGTCCGTTCCGATTCGTCTTGGCGAATGCCCTGTACTATTCCGTTTCTTCACGAAGATCAGTTCGCGAAGCGGATGCCGAAGAAAGGTCTCATTACAAAACGCGAAGTGCGGCTCTTGTCGTTGGCTGCGATGGGGATCAGGCCGGACAGTGTGGTCTGGGACATCGGGGCCGGTTCTGGTTCTGTGGCAATTGAGGCGGCTTTGCTCGCACCCAAGGGGGTGGTCTATGCGATCGAGGTCGATCCTGAAGGTGTCCAGATCTGCCGCGAGAATCTCTTGACCCATGCGGTCGACAATGTGCGGGTCATCGCCGGTCGAGCACCGGAGGCGCTGACCGGTCTGGAGGCACCAGATGCGGTCTTCATCGGCGGCAGCAAAGGGAGTATGGAGGAGATCATTGATGTCGTCATGGAGTGCCTGCAACCAGGCGGACGTCTCGTCGTCAATGCCATTACCTTGGAGAATGTCGCGGAGACGTATCAAACATTTCGCAAGCGGGGATTGGTGCCGGATGTCACCTTGCTCCAAGTGTCGCGTGCTGAACCATTGGCCCATTATTTGCGGTACGAATCTCTGAATCCTATTCAAATTTTTGCAGTCGAGAAACCCAGCCAGGCAGGAGTGGCCTCATGA
- a CDS encoding precorrin-8X methylmutase — protein sequence MNDMRQMTALGRSIEDGSFAIIDQEAGPHEFSSGEWEVVRRVIHATADFEFKTLMRFHPEAVRAGVMALTGGCPLLVDVKMISAGLNEERLSSYGCKVHSFISDDDVILTAKANNSTRAIEAMKKAHRLNVLDGAVVAIGNAPTALLEVARLIREERAKPALIIGVPVGFVSAAESKEVTLELSTPSIVARGRKGGSPIAVAIIHALLLLSAKAQA from the coding sequence ATGAATGATATGAGACAGATGACGGCACTCGGACGGAGCATTGAGGATGGAAGCTTCGCCATCATCGACCAGGAGGCAGGTCCGCACGAGTTCAGCTCGGGCGAATGGGAAGTGGTGCGCCGAGTGATTCATGCCACGGCGGACTTCGAGTTTAAGACGCTCATGCGGTTCCACCCTGAGGCAGTGCGAGCCGGTGTGATGGCACTTACAGGAGGCTGTCCGCTTCTGGTCGATGTGAAGATGATTTCTGCCGGTCTGAACGAGGAGCGACTCTCTTCTTACGGGTGCAAGGTTCATTCGTTCATTTCGGACGACGATGTCATCCTCACGGCTAAGGCCAATAATTCGACACGCGCGATTGAAGCCATGAAAAAAGCGCATCGCCTGAATGTCCTCGATGGCGCAGTGGTGGCCATCGGCAATGCCCCGACCGCATTGCTGGAGGTGGCTCGCTTGATTCGCGAGGAGAGAGCGAAGCCGGCTCTCATCATTGGCGTCCCAGTTGGATTCGTGTCGGCGGCTGAGTCGAAAGAGGTCACATTGGAACTCTCGACTCCCTCTATCGTGGCCCGTGGCCGCAAGGGGGGCAGTCCTATTGCGGTCGCGATCATTCATGCGTTGCTACTCCTCTCGGCAAAGGCACAGGCATGA